From Polynucleobacter sp. AP-Sving-400A-A2:
GCGAGATAACTGGTCGTGGGTAAGGGGGGTTAATGCATTCCTGCCGGAGTCCATTGTGATTAATTGGGCCCAACCGGTTGTAGATGAATTTAGTGCTCGTTATTCTGCTTACGAACGTACTTATATCTACGCATTGCATGCAGGGCCTTGCCGCTCTCCCATGGGTGCTGATCGCGCTGGTTATGTGATGCTTCCAGCAGATCGCTGGTTTGATACCAACGCGATGAGATCCGCGGCTAAATGCTTGATTGGTGAGCATGACTTCACGTCTTTTCGTTCATCAGAATGTCAAAGTAAGACTCCAGTGAAGACCATCTATTCCATCGAAATTTTCTCGAATGAGCCATGGTTGTATTTTAGGATCAGAGGAAATGCCTTCTTGCATCACATGGTTCGCAATTTAGTGGGGAGCTTCATCCAAATTGGTGTAGGCAAACAATCTGCCAATTGGATGGCCGAAGTTTTGGCCGCAAAAAATCGTAGTGTTGCAGCTCCCACGTTTTCACCTGCAGGCCTCTATTTGACCCAAGTTGCCTATCCGGAAGAATTTAATATCCCCAAACCATGGCTTTCAAATTCTTGGTTGCCTATGGCAATTTTTGTTTAAATATGTCTTTAATAGCTCAAGACCTTTATCATTTCCTCTTATGGGCTTAATAACAAACTCTCCAGGCCGAACTAGGGTCAAAATCTGCGGTCTCAAGACACCGGGTGATGTCGACGCTGCTATTGCCTCTGGTGTTGATGCGCTCGGCTTTGTTTTTTATCCCCCTAGTTCTAGAGCCGTTACTCCCAATATAGCTGCCACCTTGATTTCGAGGCTTCCAGCAGGGGTTGATGCTGTTGGATTGGTCGTAAATGCTAGCGATGCTGAATTTGAGGCTATTAGGGCAGCTGCCCCTATTACTTTGTGGCAGTTTCATGGGGACGAGTCTCCTGAGGAATGCCATCGTCTAGCGGCAGGTCAGCCCTGGATGAAGGCTGCACGTGTTGGTGCTGGCTTCGCGTTTAATGATTTTTCCTTACAATATAGCCAAGCAAATGCTCTTTTGCTCGATGCACTCGTTGAGGGCTATGGAGGAGGGGGTGTTCCTTTTGATTGGTCAGGAATTCCACAAGCATGGATAAGCGCAAACGCGCCTCGGGTCGTTTTGAGTGGTGGATTGAACGTTCACAACGTGGGCGAAGCTATTGCTTGTCTACACCCTTGCGCGGTTGACGTCTCTAGCGGCGTCGAAATCAGCAAAGGTGTAAAAGATCATGCCTTGATGAAAGAGTTTATTGAGGCAGTGCGTGCGGCAGACGCAAGCACACCAACCTAATCATTTGCTGTAACTAATAAAAAGAGGTACTTATGTACGATAAGCCAGATGCACGAGGACACTTTGGTCCTTACGGTGGCGTATTTGTTTCTGAGACGCTTATGTTTGCTTTGGATGAACTGAAAGCAGCTTATGCAAAATATCAATACGACCCAGAGTTTTTAGAAGAATTTCATTACGAGCTTAAGCATTTTGTAGGTCGCCCATCACCGGTCTACCATGCCAAACGGTGGAGTGAAATGTTAGGTGGTGCACAGATCTATCTCAAACGTGAAGACTTAAATCATACTGGCGCACACAAAATTAATAATGTGATTGGTCAAGCGATGCTGGCCAAACGTATGGGTAAGCCGCGCATCATTGCTGAGACTGGAGCAGGGCAGCATGGTGTTGCCACTGCAACTATTTGCGCTCGCTTTGGTTTAGATTGCACTGTATATCAAGGATCTGTTGACGTAGCGCGTCAAGCGCAAAATGTATTTCGTATGAAATTGCTCGGTGCAAAAGTCGTACCTGTTGAATCTGGAACCAAAACTCTCAAAGATGCACTCAATGAAGCAATGCGTGATTGGGTTACTAATGTAGAAGATACCTTTTACATTATCGGCACTGTCGCCGGACCCCATCCATATCCAATGATGGTCCGCGATTTTCAAAGCGTGATCGGGGAGGAGTGCAAAATACAAATGCCTATAATGACCGGGCGCCAGCCTGACTACGTCATGGCCTGCGTTGGCGGCGGCTCTAACGCAATGGGTATTTTCTATCCCTATATTGATTTCCCGGAAGTGAAACTAATTGGTGTTGAAGCTGCAGGCCATGGACTCAATAGCGGCTTGCACTCCGCAGCGCTTTGCGTTGGAAAGCCAGGTGTATTGCACGGTAATCGAACCTATCTTTTGCAAGATGAAAATGGGCAAATATCAGAGACCCATTCTGTTTCTGCTGGTATGGATTACCCTGGCGTTGGCCCTGAGCATGCATGGTTAAAAGACTCAGGTCGCGCAGACTATGTAGCGATTACTGATGAAGAGGCCTTGAAAGCTTTTCATGACTGTTGCCGTATTGAAGGCATTATCCCCGCCCTTGAATCTGCTCATGCAATTGCCTATGCATGCAAATTGGCAGCCACGCTTCCTAAAGATAAAACCATCTTGGTAAACTTATCTGGTCGTGGTGACAAGGATATGCATACCGTTGCTCAAGCCACTGGTTCAGAGGGCTAATCCATAGCCCATCATTTGGCCACATACAAGAATAATTACGAATTGCCATGTCAAAAATTACTGCACTATTTACTGAGCTAAAAGCTAGCGGAAAAAAAGGTCTGATTCCTTTTATTACCGCTGGTGATCCTGATCCAAAACTCACTGTTGAATTAATGCACGCTTTAGTGCGTGGTGGTTCTAACGTCATTGAACTTGGTGTGCCATTCTCAGATCCAATGGCTGATGGACCAGTAATTCAACGCTCGTCTGAAAGAGCGCTCACTCAAGGTGTCACCTTGCATGGCTGCTTACAGATGGTGAAAGAGTTTCGTAAAACCGATGTAGATACACCAGTCGTTTTAATGGGCTATGCCAATCCAGTCGAACAGATGGGAGCAGAGCGCTTTGCGTCGGAAGCTAAAGCTGCCGGGGTTGACGGTGTTCTGATCGTGGACTACCCTCCAGAAGAGTGCGTTGATTTTGCCGCCCAAATGAAGCTAGCCGGTGTTGATCCTATCTTTCTATTAGCACCCACCTCATCACCAGAGCGTATAAAAGATGCAGCCAAAATAGCTTCTGGTTATATCTATTACGTTTCTATGCGGGGTGTAACAGGTGCATCTCATCTGAATACCCAAGATGTGGCCAGCATTATTCCTAAGATTCGTGAAGCTACGTCAATTCCGATCGCAGTAGGTTTTGGTATCAGTGACGCTGAAAGTGC
This genomic window contains:
- the truA gene encoding tRNA pseudouridine(38-40) synthase TruA; the encoded protein is MRIALGLQYDGSAFFGWQTQVNQPTVQNELERAITSFVGKDAQNSHSIRVITAGRTDTGVHALGQVVHFDVEVERDNWSWVRGVNAFLPESIVINWAQPVVDEFSARYSAYERTYIYALHAGPCRSPMGADRAGYVMLPADRWFDTNAMRSAAKCLIGEHDFTSFRSSECQSKTPVKTIYSIEIFSNEPWLYFRIRGNAFLHHMVRNLVGSFIQIGVGKQSANWMAEVLAAKNRSVAAPTFSPAGLYLTQVAYPEEFNIPKPWLSNSWLPMAIFV
- a CDS encoding phosphoribosylanthranilate isomerase; its protein translation is MGLITNSPGRTRVKICGLKTPGDVDAAIASGVDALGFVFYPPSSRAVTPNIAATLISRLPAGVDAVGLVVNASDAEFEAIRAAAPITLWQFHGDESPEECHRLAAGQPWMKAARVGAGFAFNDFSLQYSQANALLLDALVEGYGGGGVPFDWSGIPQAWISANAPRVVLSGGLNVHNVGEAIACLHPCAVDVSSGVEISKGVKDHALMKEFIEAVRAADASTPT
- the trpB gene encoding tryptophan synthase subunit beta; protein product: MYDKPDARGHFGPYGGVFVSETLMFALDELKAAYAKYQYDPEFLEEFHYELKHFVGRPSPVYHAKRWSEMLGGAQIYLKREDLNHTGAHKINNVIGQAMLAKRMGKPRIIAETGAGQHGVATATICARFGLDCTVYQGSVDVARQAQNVFRMKLLGAKVVPVESGTKTLKDALNEAMRDWVTNVEDTFYIIGTVAGPHPYPMMVRDFQSVIGEECKIQMPIMTGRQPDYVMACVGGGSNAMGIFYPYIDFPEVKLIGVEAAGHGLNSGLHSAALCVGKPGVLHGNRTYLLQDENGQISETHSVSAGMDYPGVGPEHAWLKDSGRADYVAITDEEALKAFHDCCRIEGIIPALESAHAIAYACKLAATLPKDKTILVNLSGRGDKDMHTVAQATGSEG
- the trpA gene encoding tryptophan synthase subunit alpha; protein product: MSKITALFTELKASGKKGLIPFITAGDPDPKLTVELMHALVRGGSNVIELGVPFSDPMADGPVIQRSSERALTQGVTLHGCLQMVKEFRKTDVDTPVVLMGYANPVEQMGAERFASEAKAAGVDGVLIVDYPPEECVDFAAQMKLAGVDPIFLLAPTSSPERIKDAAKIASGYIYYVSMRGVTGASHLNTQDVASIIPKIREATSIPIAVGFGISDAESARAVSKTADAVVIGSRIIRLLEDSAPGQAVQSLETFIREIRVALDS